ATCCTCGGAGAAATGCAAAACCTCACCAGCCACCGGACGCATGCGCGGCAGCTTAGCCAGCGGCGGCGTTGGGGTGCGCGGGAATTACGGGTTGAGGCCGCAGTGGTTGCGCAGCCACGGCATCGGGTTGATCGCCTCGCCGCCGTCCGGGTGGACCTCGAAGTGCAGGTGCGGGCCGGTGGTGTTACCGGTCATCCCGATCGCACCGACCTGGTCACCGGCGTACACGGTCTCGCCGACCTCGACGCTGAACTTCGACATGTGGTTGTACCAGGTGACGGTGCCGTCCTCGTGCCGGACCTGGACCTGACGGCCGTACGGGCCGGCCCAGTCGGCGAAGATCACGACGCCCTTCATCACGGCGCCGATCCGGGTGCCCATCGGGGCGGCGAAGTCGGTGCCGGTGTGGTTGCGGGCCCAGCGGGTGCCGCCCTGCCCGAACGTCGCGGTGATGTGGTAGCCGGAGACCATCAGCTCGCAGCGGGTGGCGGACTCGCGGGCCTTCTGCTCGGCGGCTTCCTGCTTCGCCTTCGCGGTGGCCAGGGCGCTCGCGCGCTTCGCGGTGAGGGCCTGGGTGGCGTTCAGCTTCGCGGCGCGGGCCTGGGCCAGCTTCGCGGCGGCGGACTGCTTCTTGGTGGTCGTCGTGTCGGCCAGCTGGACCCGGGAGGAGTCACGGGTGGCGAGCTGGCGCGCCTGGATGCGTGCGGTGGTGATCCCCGACAGTTGCTGCCCGCTGTCCAGGCTGAGGGCGGCGAGGTTCACCGCGGAGTTCGCCTGGGTCGGTGACGCCAGCGTGCTGTGGCTGAAGCCGACAGCTCCGGCTGCCGCGGCGAGCGCAGCGGTCAAACCGACGATCTGGGAGCTGGTGGGGGTATTACGCCTGGCGACGCGATGCTTGGCACTGTGACGTCCTGCGCCGGGTTTGCGCGCAGCGTTGCCGGGCGTGACGCGGTCTCCCGCGGCACGGTGCTGGGACACAACGTGGCCTTTCGGTCACAGGGGAGGGGCTTGGGGAGAGCGAGGGGGAAGCTCTCTCCTCCTCTCGGGGGGTTTATTCCCCGGGAGGACTCACAGACCATAACGGAAGGGTCACGGGGTGACAAACCCCGCCACCCACTTTTCCGCACGTCCTTCACGAAACCTTTGCATGAGCCGCTGCACGTGCATCCGCCCGAATCGCCCAGAAGGCTTCCTGGTCAGGCAGTTCTGGGCTCTTCGTCCAGGTGGGCCAGTACGCCGGTGATGCGGTGTACGACCTCGCCGTGGAACGGCAAGGACAGGTGGCCCACGCCGTGGACCCGGACATTGGTCGCGACCAGGTCGGGGTGCCTGATCCGGGCCCGCCGCTGCGGCACGATCAACTGGTCGACGTCGCTGTAGAACGCGACGAACCGGGTCCGGCAGTCTGGCGCCGGCTCGTCCAGCTCCGCCATCAGGTCGCTGTCCGGCCGGACCTGCTTCACCAGCGGCCACGGCAGCAGCTTGGCCGCCGCCGTGCCCTGGTGCGGCGTCCCCAGCGTCACGCAGGTGTGCACGCGTGCGTCGCCGCCGAGGCGCTGGATGTAGTACCGAGCGATCAGCCCGCCGAGGCTGTGCCCGATCACGTGGATCTGGTCGGATCCGGACGCCTCGCAGATCGCTTCGATCTCACGGCCCATCCGCTCGGCCGTACGACGTACGTCCAGCGTCAGGGGTGAGTACGAGAACGTGTGGATGCTGCTGAATCCTCGTCGCACCAGATGCCGGCGCATCATCGCGAAGACCGTGTGGTTGTCGATGATCCCGTGCGCGAGCAGGATCGGCGTACCGGCCGCCCGGATGTCGCTGACCAGCAGGCCGCGCTGGGCCGGGCCGAGGCCGGTCAGGTTCAGCCGCGCGGGGAGCGCGGGAGAATTGCTGACCAGGCCGAGTGGGTACATCGCCAGGTGCGTGGTCAGCCAGCCGAGCTCGACCGCCGCGCCGTGCAGCACGGTGGGCGAGAGTGCGGAGCGGGCGCCGTACGCGAGTCCGTCCAGTGCGCCGCGGACCTCGTCCTGCCAGGAGCCCATGCGCGCCTCCTCACCAAACCAGACCCCCCGGTGGTCCGATCACTTTCAACGGTAACCGGTTCCCGTTCGGCGTGTGGGGGAACACACGCCGTCGTGTCTTATCCGTGAGGAACGCAGCGGTTAGCCTGCCCACATGTCTGCTACGAGCCCGTTGCGCGTTGTCGTCGCCAAGCCCGGTCTGGACGGTCATGACCGTGGCGCCAAGGTCGTCGCCCGTGCCCTGCGGGACGCCGGCATGGAGGTCATCTACACCGGGCTGCACCAGACCCCGGAGCAGATCGTCGAGACCGCGATCGCCGAGGACGCCGACGCGATCGGGCTGTCGGTGCTGTCCGGCGCGCACATGACGCTGTTCAAGCGGGTCCGCGAACTGCTGACCGAGCGGGACGCCGAGGACATCGTGGTGTTCGGCGGCGGCATCATCCCGGACGCCGACCTGCAGCCGCTGGCCGAACTCGGCGTCCACAAGATCTTCACCCCGGGTGCGACGACCACCGAGATCGTCGAGTGGGTGCGCGGCAACGTCGGCGACGCGTCGGCCTCCCCGGCCTGAGGGCCTGACGGAGTCGCGAATCCGCTCCGGAGCGTGATGACGACTGCCTGGAGTCGTTCTGAACGGTCCTGCCCGGTTCAGTCAGGTTACTAATCGGTAATACCGAATCGTTAAGAAATACCCGGTTGTGCGGGCTTCCCAAACGCGGTCGCATACAGCCATGCGGCTGTCCGGTTCAGAGACCGCCGAGACGGAACATGTGTGTGGCTCAGAACACATCGCCCCCGATCTCGGTTACTGTCCGGACATGGCGGATCGCAGCGTGGTGGGGGATTGCGATCGGCCGCCGCAGGACCAAGCGACGTCCCATCGGGAGAGGGCAGGTAAACGATGAGGTTTGAACGATCACACGCACGCAGGACGGCATTTGTTGCCGTCGCAAGCAGCTTTGCGCTGCTCGCCACCGCGTGTGGTGGTGGCGACGACGGAAGCAGCGGTAGCGGGGGCAGCTCGGCCGCAGCGCTCGAGGGCCGGGGACCGATCACCCTTGCCAGTGGCAAGGACACGTCCGGAAACCTGCAGAACCAGCTCAATGCCTGGAATGCGTCGCACCCGAACGAGAAGGTGGAGCTCAAGGAGCTCCCCGAGGACGCCAACGCGCAGCGGCAGCAGATGATCCAGAACGCGCAGGCCCAGTCCGACGCGTTCACCGTGCTGTCGATGGACGTTGTCTGGACGTCGGAGTTCGCGGCGAACCAGTGGGTCACCCAGATCCCCGAGGACAAGGTCCCCGACCTGGGCAAGTTGATCCCGGCAACGGTGGAGACGGCGAAGTACCGCGACAAGCTGTACGGCGTGCCGGTGACCTCCGACGGCGGCCTGCTCTACTACCGCAAGGACCTGCTGACCAAGGCCGGTATCGCGGACGCTCCGAAGACCTGGGACGAGATGCTCGCCGCCTGCCAGAAGGTGGCCGCGCTGCCCGAGGCCAAGGGCATGAGCTGCTACGCGGGCCAGTACGAGAAGTACGAGGGCCTGACCGTCAACTTCGCCGAGGCGATCAACTCGGCCGGCGGCGTGATCGTCGACAAGGACGGCAAGCCGAACGTCAACACCCCGGAGGCCAAGGCCGGTCTCGAGGAACTGGTGAACGGCTTCAAGGCCGGCGCCATCCCGAAGGCCGCGATCACCTACAAGGAAGAGGAAGGCCGCCGCGCCTTCCAGGAAGGCAAGCTGCTCTTCCACCGCAACTGGCCGTACGTGTACGCGCTGGCGAACAAGACCGACGGCTCCTCGAAGGTGGCCGGTAAGTTCGGGGTCGCACCGCTGCCGGGCAAGACCGGTCCGGGCGTCTCCTCGCTCGGTGGCCACGACTACGCGATCAACTCGTTCGCCAAGAACAAGGCGACCGCGCTCGACTTCATCAACTTCATGGCGAGCGAAGAGCGCCAGAAGGCGAACATCGAGAAGACGTCGCAGGCGCCGAGCTGGGCCTCGCTGTACGACGACCCGGCGCTGACCAAGCAGTTCCCGTACCTGACGCCGCTGAAGGCCTCCATCCTCGGTGCGCAGCCGCGGCCGCGGGTGGTCAAGTACGGCGACGTGACGGCCGCCATCCAGGCGGCGGCGTACGACGCGCTGAAGCCGGGCTCGACGGTGACGCCGGACAAGGCATTGGCCGACCTGCAGACCAAGCTGCAGACGCTCATCACGAACTGACCGTCGTGCCGGGGCCGGTGGGTGGTGATGTCCTGACCACGCACCGGCCCCGGCCAGTCCCTGCCCGGGTTTCGCCCGGGAAACTAAGGAGGCACAGGTGACTGCAACCGCGCCGGTCACGGAACGACCGGCCAAGAAACCGAAGCGGGAGCAACGGTTCGACGAGGGCACCGGCCGGCTGGCCGCGACGCTGCTCTCCCCGACGCTGCTCGTGCTCGCCGTGGTGGTGCTGTTCCCGATCATCTCGGCACTGCGTGAATCGCTGTTCCAGAGCGGTCAGCGGCTCGACGAGAACGGCTTCATCGTCAAGGGCTCGACGTTCGTCGGGCTCGACAACTATCTGGACATCTTCCGCGGCGAGACCGGCGACCGGTTCTGGAACGCGTTCTACAACACGACGTTCTTCACCGTGGTGTGTGTCGTCCTGGAGACGGTCCTCGGCGTCGCGATGGCGCTGATCATGGCCAAGGCGTTCAAGGGGCGGGGCCTCGTCCGGGCCAGCATCCTGGTCCCGTGGGCGATCCCGACCGTCATCTCGGCGCTGCTCTGGAAGTGGATCTTCCAGGCCGACGGCATCGCCAACACCCTGATCGGTTCCCAGGTGCTGTGGTCGACGGAGGGCTGGCAGTCGAAGCTCTCGGTGGTGATCGCGGACACCTGGAAGACCGCACCGTTCATCGGCCTCCTGGTCCTGGCCGGGCTGCAGACCATCCCGGCCGAGGTCTACGAGGCCGCGAAGGTGGATGGAGCCAACGCCTGGAAGACGTTCACCCGGATCACGCTGCCGTTGGTGAAGCCGGCGCTGCTGGTGGCAGTGCTGTTCCGGATCCTCGACACGCTGCGGATCTTCGACCTGCCGTTCGTCCTGGTCGGCCAGCACAAGAACTCGGTCGAGACGCTGTCGATGCTGGCCTACGACGAAGCTTCCAATACCAGATTCGGGCCGGCGGCGGCCTATGCGACGGTGCTGTTCCTGTACGTCGCCGTGGTCGCCTACCTGTTCGTGAAGATCCTCGGCGCCGATGTCATCGGCGAGGCCCGGGTCAAGAAGCCGGGCGGCGGTAACGGCAAGCGGTGGAACAAGAAGAACGCGGTCCAGGACACGACCAACGCCTCGGTCGGTGCTGTGGCATCCGGTGGAGGTGGATTCTGATGGCAACGGCAACTGCACCCGCCGGTGGCGGCAAGCTCAAGACGGCCGAGACCAGCGCGCTGCGTCGGTACGCGCCGCTGATCGGCGTCGTGGTCATCGTCCTGTACTGCTTGCTGCCGTTCTACTGGATGGTGGTGTCGGCGTTCCGCCGGCCGTCCGACCAGTTCTCGAACGACATCATCCCGGCGCCGTTCTCGATCCAGAACTTCAAGGACGTGTTCGCCGGTGCCAACGGCTTCGGCCGGGGTCTGCTGAACAGCCTGATCGTGGCCGGGACGGTGACGATCCTGACGCTGATCATCGGCATGATCGCGGCGTACACGCTGGCGCGGCTGGACTTCAAGTTCAAGAACGTCGTACTGGCGATCATCATCACCACGTCGATGTTCCCGGGCATCTCGCTCGTGGTGCCGCTGCTGAAGCTGTTCGTCGACATCAAGTGGATCAACACCTACCAGGCGATGATCGTGCCGAGCCTGTCGTTCGCGCTGCCACTGGCGGTGTGGAACCTGACCTCGTTCTTCCGGCAGATGCCGCAGGAGCTGGAGCAGGCGGCGATGGTGGACGGCTGTACGCCGGCCCAGGCGTTCCGCAAGGTCATCATCCCGCTGGCGGCGCCCGGTGTGTTCACCACCGCCATCATCACGTTCATCGCGGCCTGGAACGAGTTCCTGATCGCGCTGAGCATGACCAACAAGAAGTCGATCCAGACGGCGAACGTGATCGTCTCGCAGTTCACCGGTACGACGGGACGCGACCAACCGTTCGGCAGCCAGATGGCCGCCGGTGTGGTGGTCACGATCCCGCTCGTGATCGCTGTACTGCTGTTCCAGCGCCGTATCGTCGCCGGCCTCACGGCAGGTGGCGTGAAATGAGTTGGCGGGACCGGCGGGACCGAGAAGATCGGGACCGCCGGGACCGGGAGGAACGGGACCGCCGGGACCGGGAGGACCGCGACCGCCGGGACCGAGAGGATCGGGACCGTCGCGATCGGGACGACCGCGACCGCCTACGGAACCGCTGAAACAAGAAACGGCCGGAGCCAACGCTCCGGCCGTTTCTCTTGCGTCAGACCTGGAGCCAGACGGTGGTGTCCACCGGGAGCTCGCCGTTCGGCAGGGGCTCGCTGCTCAGCAGGATCTTCTCGTGAGCGGGCAGGGCGATCGGGCCGTCGCTGACGTTCACGACGCAGCGGAAGCCGGGGTCGCGGGTGAACGAGAGGATGCCGTCGGCGGCGTCCGGGTCCCAGACGAGGCGACCTTCTCCGAGGGCCGGGTGTTCGCGACGGATCTTGAGAGCCGCCTTGTAGAGACTGAGGTGGCTATCGGGGTCTCCGGCCTGGGCCTCGGCGGTCAGACCGGCCCAGTCGGACGGCTGCGGCAGCCACGGCTGCGCGGTGCCGGCGCCAAAGCCGTACGGCGGCTCGGAGCCGGACCACGGGATCGGGACCCGGCAGCCGTCGCGCCCGCGGACCGTGTGACCCGAGCGCTCCCAGGTCGGGTCGTCGAGCACGTCCTCAGGCAGGTCCTCGACCTCGGGCAGCCCGAGCTCGTCACCCTGGTAGATGTACGCGCCACCGGGCAGCGCCAGTTCCAGCAGCGCGGCGGCCCGTGCCCGGCGCCGCCCGAGCTCCAGATCCGTCGGTACGACGCCTGCGCCTTCCAGAGCGTCCTTCCGATCGCGGCCGTACCGCGTGCGGTGCCGGATCGTGTCGTGGTTGCTCAGCACCCACGTCGCCGGCGCGCCGACCGCCCACAGGTTGTCGGTGGTGTGGTCGATGACCTCACGCAGCTCCTTCGCGTCCCACGCCGCGCGCAGGGCGTCGAAGTTGAAGGCGGAGTGCAGCTCGTTCGGCCGGACGTACTGCGCCAGCCGCTCGGCCGGCGACAACCACGCCTCCGCCACGAAGACCCGGGGCCCTTGCGGCGTATCGGCGTACTCGTCGGCGATCGCGCGCCAGCGCTGGTGGATGGTGTGCACCCCGGGCTGGTCGTAGAACGGGTTCCCGACGTACTTCTCCCGCGTCGGCTCCCCGTTGTGCAGCGGTACGTCGGGCAACGCCGGGTCCTTCGCCATCGAGTCGGCGACATCGATCCGGAACCCGTCGACACCGCGGTCGAACCAGAACCGCAGGATCGCGTCGAACTCCTCGATCACCTTCGGGTTGTCCCAGTTCCAGTCCGGCTGGGAGATGTCGAAGAGGTGCAGGTACCACTGGCCGTCCCCTGAATCATCACTGATCTGCTGCCAGGCGCCGCCGCCGAACGCGGCCGGCCAGTTGGTCGGCGGCAGGCCGTCCTCGGAGTCCCGGAACCAGAACAGGTCCCGCTCCGGAGAGCCCTTGCCCGCCGCCAGCGCGGCCTTGAACCACGGGTGGTCCCACGAGCAGTGGTTCGGCACCAGGTCGATCAGGATCCGCAGGCCGAGCGCGTGCGCCTCGGTGATCAGCGCGTCCGCGTCCGCGAGGGTGCCGAACTCCGGGTTGATGTCGCGGTAGTCGGCGACGTCGTACCCGCCGTCGAGCAGCGGGGACGGGTACCACGGGCTGATCCAGATCGCGTCGACGCCGAGCTCGGCGAGGTACGGCAGCCGGGCGCGGATCCCGTTCACGTCGCCGGTCCCGTCGCCGTCGGCGTCGGCGAACGAGCGCGGGTACACCTGGTAGACGACGGCGCTACGCCACCAGTCGTCAGCTGGTCTGATCTCAGGATCGGTCATGTGATCTAGCCTGACATGGGACCTGGGGGAGGCTGTGACGGTCGTCTCAGCCGGGACCCCGCCTGTTGCTCGCGGCACGAGGGTGGCTACTGTCAGAAGCCCCCGTACAGGCGAGAGAGGGACCACACTCGTGGATCTGATGGAATTCCAGGCGAAGACGGTCTTCGCCAAGCACGGAGTGCGGACGACCGTGGGTGCGGTCGTCACGACTCCGGAGGAAGCCCGCGCGGCGGCCGAGAAGATCGGCGGCCGGGTGGTCGTGAAGGCCCAGGTCAAGACCGGTGGGCGCGGCAAGGCCGGCGGCGTCAAGCTGGCGAGCAGCCCGGACGAGGCCGAGGAGAAGGCCCGCGAGATCCTCGGGCTGGACATCAAGGGTCACGTCGTCAAGATCCTGAACATCGTCCCGGCCGCGGCGATCAGCGAGGAGTACTACTTCTCGTTCCTGATCGACCGGGCCAACCGCAACTACCTCTGCATCGCCTCCGCCGCCGGCGGCATCGAGATCGAGGAGGTCGCGCACACCAACCCGGACGCGGTCGCGCAGATCTCGATCGACCCGGCGACCGGTGTGGACGAGGCGAAGGCCCGCGAGATCGCGGTCGCCGCGAAGTACCCGGCCGACGTGATCGACGCCGTTGTACCGGAGATCGTCAAGCTGTACGACGTGTTCATCGGCGAGGACGCCTCGCTGGTCGAGGTGAACCCGCTGGTCAAGCTCGAGGACGGCAACGTCGAGGCGCTCGACGGCAAGGTCACGCTGGACGAGAACGCGGAGTTCCGGCACCCGGACCACGCCGAGTTCGAGGACGTCTCGGCGGCCGACCCGCTGGAGGCGGCGGCCAAGGCCAAGGGCCTGAACTACGTGAAGCTGGACGGTTCGGTCGGCATCATCGGCAACGGCGCGGGTCTCGTCATGAGCACCCTGGACGTCGTCGCGTACGCCGGCGAGGAGTTCGGCGGCCAGAAGCCCGCCAACTTCCTCGACATCGGTGGTGGCGCTTCGGCCGAGGTGATGGCCAACGGCCTGGAGATCATCATCTCCGACCCGCAGGTGGAGAGCGTGTTCGTGAACGTCTTCGGCGGCATCACCGCCTGTGACGCGGTCGCGAACGGCATCGTGCAGGCGTTCGAGCTGCTGTCGAGCCGCGGCGAGGCCGTCACCAAGCCGCTGGTCGTCCGGCTGGACGGCAACAACGCCGAGGAGGGCCGCCGCATCCTCGACGAGGCCGGCCTGGCCGGTCTGGAGCTGGTCGACACGATGGACGGCGCCGCCAAGCGCGCCGCCGAGCTGGCTGCGAAGTAAGGGATCGCCGAACAATGTCTATCTTCCTGACCAAGGACAGCAAGGTCATCGTCCAGGGCATGACCGGCTCCGAGGGCACCAAGCACACCACCCGGATGCTCGCCTCGGGCACCAACATCGTCGGCGGCGTGAACCCGCGCAAGGCGGGCCAGAGCCAGGACTTCGACGGCAAGGCGGTCGCGGTGTTCGGCACCGTCGCCGACGCGGTCAAGGAGACCGGCGCGAACGTGTCGGTCATCTTCGTCCCGCCGAAGTTCACCAAGGACGCCGTACTGGAGGCCGTCGAGGCCGAGGTGCCGCTGGTCGTGGTGATCACCGAGGGCGTGCCGGTGCACGACACCGCCGCGTTCTTCGCCGCCGCGCAGGCGTCCGGCAAGACCCGGATCATCGGCCCGAACTGCCCCGGCATCATCACCCCGGGCGAGTCGAACGCCGGCATCATCCCGGCCGACATCGCCGGCCAGGGCCGGATCGGTCTGGTGTCGAAGTCGGGCACGCTGACCTACCAGATGATGTACGAGCTGCGGGACTTCGGGTTCTCGACCGCGATCGGGATCGGCGGCGACCCGATCATCGGGACCACGCACATCGACGCGCTGCGGGCGTTCCAGGACGACCCGGACACCGACGCGATCGTGATGATCGGTGAGATCGGCGGTGACGCCGAGGAGCGGGCGGCCGCGTTCATCAAGGAGAACGTGACCAAGCCGGTCGTCGGGTACGTCGCGGGCTTCACCGCGCCGGAGGGCAAGACGATGGGCCACGCCGGCGCGATCGTCTCCGGCTCGTCCGGTACGGCGGCCGCGAAGCAGGAGGCCCTCGAGGCCGTCGGTGTGAAGGTCGGCAAGACGCCGTCCGAGACCGCCAACCTGATGCGCGAGATCATGCAGGGCCTGAACAAGTAACTGCCAGGCGTGTGAAGCGGGACCTGCCCCTGACGGGGTGGGTCCCGTTTCTACTTGTAGGCGGCGGAGCGGTCGGCCGCGCGGGCGAGCGTGTCGTTGAACGCCGCGTCGGTGAGGTCCAGCTGCTTCAGCACCGGGAACAGCACGTAGACCGCCCGGTTCCCGGAGCCGGCGATCCCGATCCGGTAGACGAACTTCTTCCCGTCGCCGGTGTCGTACGTCGCCTTCCAGCTCTTGCCCGTGATGGTGTTGGTCTTGACCGTCCCGGTCGACTCGACCTTCGCGTTCGAGACGTTCTTCTCGCAGGCGTCGACGTTCTTCTTGATCTGGCTGACGTAGCTCGCGGCCGCGGTCGGGGTGGCGAATTTGAGGACCGTGTCGTCGAACCCGAACTCGGTCGGCACCTTCGCCTCCGGCGTCACGTACGTGACCGTGCCGTACTTCGCCTTCGACTTCTTGAGGCCGAGCTTCTCGCAGCCGGTGCCGTCGTTGCTTGTCGCGGGGGCGCTCACCCACGGCTTGTCGATCTCGTCCAGCAGCGGCAGGTCGACCGACGCCATGAAGCCCGGGGTGTCTACGTTCGGCAGCAGGGCCGGTTTCGCGATCGGGGCGCCGCTGGCGCAGCCGCCGGTCTGGGCGCAGATCTTCTTTGCCGCCGCGCTCGCGGTGGCCAGCACCAGGTCCGGCCGGGGCGGCGTCGCGGCCATCGTGTCGTGCTCGATGACCATGGTCGCCTGCCCGGCGAGAGTGACCGCGACGGTCTTGTACTTCGTCTTCGCGCCGGGAACCTGCCCGAAGACGGCGATCACGCCGCGGTCGCCGACGCCGGTGGTCACGTAACCGGCCGACAACCGGGTCTGCGGCGTCGTGCACTGGCTGAGCCAGTGGACGACGGTGTTGTAGGTCTTCGCGGCGGTGGCCTTGTCGTTCGACACGTCGACGTACTGGACGGCGGTGTCCTTGGTGGTCGAGTTCTGCAGGGTGCGGACCCAGGTCCGCAGGCCGGACGGGTCGGCGAACCGCTGCGACTGGCAGGCGAACGCGTTGTCCGGGGCCGAGTCGCCGTCCGCCGTCTTGGTGACCGCCCAGGTGCCGGTCGCGCCGAGCGTCTTCGCGCCCGCGGCGTCCAGCAGCGCCTTGTCGTCGGCGAGTACGTCGGAATTGGTCGGCTTGTCGTCCGACGGGCCGTTGCCCGACTTCGCGCCGGGCTCCTTGTCGCCGCCGAACGCGTTCAGCGCGGCGACACCGCCGCCGCCGACCAGCACCACGACCGCGACGCCTGCTGCGATCGTCTGGTTCCGCTTGCGCGCCTTCTGGCGACGCGCCTCCCGGGCAGCGGCGCGACCGCCGCCGCGTGATGCGCGGTGGGAACCGGCCAAAGCTCGTCCTCCTGACTGATTCCACCCGACAGTACCGGGTGAACCCACGCTGCTCCCACTCAGCTACCAACAGGCGAACAGGTGTGAACTGAGCGTGAGCAGGCGGGCTGAAGTCTCCCACATCCGGCGTGTCAGGACGAGTGGCGTCCGTGCCCGGGGAGACGATGGGAGTCAGATGACCGACATGCTGAGCCGCCCGGGCGCGCGGGACGGCGATACGAGCGCTGCGCAGACGTCGGAGATCACCGCCCAGACCAAGCCGTTGGTCGTGGCGGCCGTGATCTCCGCCGGAGCGTGTCTGCTGACCGGCCTGCTCACCTGCGCGGCGGTCGCCGTCGTCGGCTGGCTGGGCGCGACCTTCGGCGGCGCCTCGGGCGCGGTCCGGGCCGGAGCGTCGGCCTGGCTGATCGCGCACAAAGCTGGTGTGACGATCGGCACGGGCAGGATCAGCATCGCGCCGCTCGGCCTGACCCTGTTCTTCGCCTGGTGCCTGTACCGCGGAGGCAAGTCGGCGGCCCGGTCCAGCGCGGCCGACCGGACCCGGGACCTGATCTCGCTGGCCGGAGCGTTCGCGCTCGTCTACGGCCTCGGCGGGCTCGTCGTGGCGTTGCTCACGGCGGAGGGCTCGCTGAAGGTCTCGCCGCTGTCCGCGTTCCTGGGCGCGTTCTCGCTGGCGCTGGTGGCCGGGCTCGCGGGCATCGCGATCGAGTCCGGAGCGGCCGAGGACCTCGCGGACGCCACACCGGCCGGTCTGCGGGACGCCGTAGCCGCCGCGATCGCCGCTGTCCTGACCGTGATCGCGATCGCCTCGCTGCTGTACGGCGTACTGCTCGCGATCCACTTCTCCCGGATCACCGGGATGCTCGAACTCCTGAACGCCGGCGCGATCGGGTCTGTCGTGCTGTTCGCGATCTGCCTGATGCTGATGCCGAACATGGTCCTGTACGTCGTCGCCTTCCTTGCCGGCCCCGGGTTCCAGCTGGGAGTCGGTACGACGATCGCGCCGACCGGCGTGGACGTGGGGAGTCTGCCGGCGCTCCCGCTGCTGGCTGCGGTACCTGCTGACGGCGCGACCCCGTCGTACCTCCTGGTGCTGACGGCCGTGGTGCCGCTGGTCGCCGGTGCGGTCGCAGGGC
This Kribbella sp. NBC_00482 DNA region includes the following protein-coding sequences:
- a CDS encoding cell division protein PerM; this encodes MTDMLSRPGARDGDTSAAQTSEITAQTKPLVVAAVISAGACLLTGLLTCAAVAVVGWLGATFGGASGAVRAGASAWLIAHKAGVTIGTGRISIAPLGLTLFFAWCLYRGGKSAARSSAADRTRDLISLAGAFALVYGLGGLVVALLTAEGSLKVSPLSAFLGAFSLALVAGLAGIAIESGAAEDLADATPAGLRDAVAAAIAAVLTVIAIASLLYGVLLAIHFSRITGMLELLNAGAIGSVVLFAICLMLMPNMVLYVVAFLAGPGFQLGVGTTIAPTGVDVGSLPALPLLAAVPADGATPSYLLVLTAVVPLVAGAVAGLVVVRRGLAERDADALGWDAFALRGAIAALVAGVIVFALLALSGGSAGPGRMAAVGVPGALPAAGVLAAGMAIGAAITAAVVSARRPADGEADSGR
- the sucD gene encoding succinate--CoA ligase subunit alpha, which encodes MSIFLTKDSKVIVQGMTGSEGTKHTTRMLASGTNIVGGVNPRKAGQSQDFDGKAVAVFGTVADAVKETGANVSVIFVPPKFTKDAVLEAVEAEVPLVVVITEGVPVHDTAAFFAAAQASGKTRIIGPNCPGIITPGESNAGIIPADIAGQGRIGLVSKSGTLTYQMMYELRDFGFSTAIGIGGDPIIGTTHIDALRAFQDDPDTDAIVMIGEIGGDAEERAAAFIKENVTKPVVGYVAGFTAPEGKTMGHAGAIVSGSSGTAAAKQEALEAVGVKVGKTPSETANLMREIMQGLNK